ATAAACAAAAATTATTATGACTATTTTTTTACCTCCAATGAAATACAAAAAGAGTAAAATAGTTTATTTTGATTCTATAGATATATTTTCTGTACTAACACAAAATCTGAAAGAGTCATACTCATTATACTGGCATATAATGAGCAGTTTAAGTGAAGCTAGTTTTGTTGAATTTATAAAATTTCTTCAAACAAATGAAAAGTACATTAAAGATAAATTTCAATTAAAAGAACTTCAAGATTTGATTAAAACTACTAAAGGAAGATTGGCAAGATCATTGGAATCGTATCTTTTGAAAAGTTATTTGCAATACAATAATCTCACAAAAGTTGAGCATTTTTTTAAAGAAAATGGCTTTGAATTATATGAAACAGAAGCTGCAATATATCACCACAAGAAGGGTAATTTTATTACTTCGTTTTCTATCTATGAGAAGTTAATTAGTGAGAATAGAAAAACTGATTTAGTAGATACAATAATTGAATATGCAAAAACTGTTCACTCCTTTGGTGATTTGAGAAAAACATATGACTTATTGAGTTCTTTGAAAAATTTGGTTAATTCTATGAGTAATGTAGAAAAAATTAAATTTCATTCTGCTTTTGTGTCGATCCTAATTAGTTATAATGAAATTGAAAAAGCTGAAAATGTCTTAGAGCAATTAACTAAACTTGTTGATGATAATTCACCTGATTTATTCAAACTAAATTTATTGTACAATACTGGAAGAATTGCATTAGAGAAAGGTAATTATCTAAAAGCTAAAATTTGTTTCGATGAATACTATCAAATGGCAATAAAAAATGACAATGAGATCTTATTAGCTGAATCTTATAGCCAAATGGGTCTTTATTATTGGAGTTTAAAGAAATTCCCTAAATCACTGGACTATTACATACTTAGCTATAAGTTGTATCAAAAAATCGGATATAAACCAAAATTATGTACAGTAACTGGTAATGTCAGCCTTCTGTACCACTTAATTAATAGAAATACTGAAAGTTTGGAGTTTTCAAAAAAATTTTTAAATCTTTCTCTTCAAATGAAAAGTCCTACAGCTATCTCCTCAGCATATAATTATATAGGATTAGCATCTATGGCATCAGATCTGTTACCTCAGGCAATATCTGCATTTACAAAACAGATCAAATACGGAAAACTATCTGGAGACCTTAGAACTACAGCTTTTTCGTATAATAATTTGGCTATGATTAATGCATACTATCAAAAATATAAGTCTGTGATTATAAACTTTAATAGATCTTTTGAGATTTTAAATAGCATCAACTCTAGATATGAAATTGATGTAATGATAAATATTGTTGAATACTATATAAACCAAAATAATAGAAAAAAAGCAGAGGAGAATTACTCTCTGCTTGATAAACTTTTAACTAAACATAATTTACATGAAGATTTTAAAGAAAGTCTTGGAAAAATAGCATTTAAATTTCAGAGATTGTTAAGTTTGAGCTCACATTTTCCAGTTTAAATTATTGATGCAAAATAAAATTTTTCTAA
Above is a genomic segment from Candidatus Delongbacteria bacterium containing:
- a CDS encoding tetratricopeptide repeat protein, which translates into the protein MTIFLPPMKYKKSKIVYFDSIDIFSVLTQNLKESYSLYWHIMSSLSEASFVEFIKFLQTNEKYIKDKFQLKELQDLIKTTKGRLARSLESYLLKSYLQYNNLTKVEHFFKENGFELYETEAAIYHHKKGNFITSFSIYEKLISENRKTDLVDTIIEYAKTVHSFGDLRKTYDLLSSLKNLVNSMSNVEKIKFHSAFVSILISYNEIEKAENVLEQLTKLVDDNSPDLFKLNLLYNTGRIALEKGNYLKAKICFDEYYQMAIKNDNEILLAESYSQMGLYYWSLKKFPKSLDYYILSYKLYQKIGYKPKLCTVTGNVSLLYHLINRNTESLEFSKKFLNLSLQMKSPTAISSAYNYIGLASMASDLLPQAISAFTKQIKYGKLSGDLRTTAFSYNNLAMINAYYQKYKSVIINFNRSFEILNSINSRYEIDVMINIVEYYINQNNRKKAEENYSLLDKLLTKHNLHEDFKESLGKIAFKFQRLLSLSSHFPV